One part of the Rhodococcus oxybenzonivorans genome encodes these proteins:
- a CDS encoding YbjN domain-containing protein, translating to MSDLAEVIESALTEREMEFTRKDSTHFIVELPGERKLKTTTLLTVGTHGVRVEAFVCRKPDENFEGVYKFLLRRNRRLYSVAYTLDKIGDIYLVGQLAGHAVNEDELDRVLGQVLEAADGDFNTLLELGFASSIKREWDWRVSRGESLANLKPFEHLIDDTEE from the coding sequence ATGAGCGATCTTGCCGAAGTCATCGAGTCTGCCCTTACCGAGCGTGAAATGGAGTTCACCAGGAAGGACTCGACGCATTTCATCGTCGAGTTGCCGGGTGAGCGCAAGTTGAAGACCACCACCCTGCTGACCGTCGGCACGCATGGTGTTCGGGTGGAGGCGTTCGTGTGCCGCAAACCCGACGAGAACTTCGAGGGCGTGTACAAGTTTCTGTTGCGCCGCAATCGGCGGCTGTACTCGGTGGCGTACACGCTGGACAAGATCGGCGACATCTATCTGGTCGGGCAGCTTGCCGGCCATGCCGTGAACGAGGACGAACTGGACCGCGTGCTCGGGCAGGTCCTCGAGGCAGCGGACGGCGATTTCAACACCCTCCTGGAGCTGGGATTCGCCAGCTCGATCAAGCGGGAATGGGACTGGCGGGTCTCCCGTGGGGAGTCGCTCGCCAACCTCAAACCGTTCGAGCATCTGATCGACGACACGGAGGAATGA